The DNA segment GCCAACGAATCCACCCGCAATCTTACGGGCATGAGCTATGATGAGTTGATCGGAAAGCACATCTGCAAAAGCTTCGGATGCAACGGATGCATTAGAGAGAACGGCTCCGATCTTTGTGATTTCATTCGCCCATTAGAAATGAGCAAACGGGTAGGTAAGGCCGTCCATGGTGCGGAGATCGCAATAGACCTGGAAGATCAGACGGAACCGACAACAGTCTGGTTCTCATTAAGCGTCAGTCCCACAAAAATCGGCAACGAGAAATTTCTGGTCGTCATGCTGGACGACATCACCAGACGCAAAAGAACAGAAGAAGACCTCCGCCGGGCTCAGGAACAAACCGAGCGGGCAAAAGGCGAAATTGAAAGGATCAATAAGCAACTGGAGATCTCCGCCGAGCAGTCAAAAGCCGTCGCAAACCAGGCAGTCCTGGCAGAGAAAACCAAGAGCAAATTCGTTGCCGCGGTCAGTCATGACATAAGAACGCCCATGAACGCGATTCTCGGCTTCGCTGACCTGCTCAAGGAGACAAAGCTAAACAAAGAACAGTCGAAGTATGTCTCAACAATAGCGGACAACACACGAAACCTGCTCACCTTGCTCAATGACATACTCGATCTTTCAAAACTTCAGTCAGGCCGACTGGAGCTTGAGATGAACGACTTTTCACTGTCGGCTCTGCTCGAGAATATCGAGTCACTACTCGGTTGCGAAGCCAGAAGTAAAGGGCTCGACTTCACGATAGAGCGAAACAGCGAAGTGCCGGACTTTGTCAGAACTGATGAAAACCGTCTGCGTCAATGCCTGATGAATATCATCGGCAATGCTGTAAAGTTCACTGAAAGCGGTCACGTACACATCACAACCAACTCACACAATAGAGAAGGTAAGCTTTTCGTGCGGTTTGATGTGGAAGACACAGGTCCAGGGGTTCCCAAAGAACAGCGAACCTCTATATTCGAATCTTTCTCTCAGAGCGATCTGGGCAAAAGCAGCAAATACAACGGCACCGGACTGGGACTTGCAATAACCAAGAGCATAGCAGAACTGCTTGACGGCAGAGTCTGGGTGGAAAGCGAAGTGGGCAAGGGAAGCACTTTCTCGCTCGAGATCGCATTGGAAAAGGCACACAAGCCTGTCGAAAATGCATCCGGCACTGAAACAGCAGAACAGGGCCTGACGGATGAAAAGGTCATTTACGGAAACGTGCTCGTGGTCGAGGACGCGCCGCCGAATCAGATGCTCATGAAGCTGGTGCTGGAAAAGATGGGTCTCAAGGTGGACATCGTAGAAAACGGTCAGAAGGGAGTAGATGCTGCCTGCAAGAAAGAATATGACATCATCTTCATGGACATCCAGATGCCCGTTCTCAATGGCTTCGAAGCAACGAAAGTCATACGCGAAAAAGGCATCACAACTCCTATTGTAGCTTTGACGGCCAATGCAATGAAAGGGGACGAAGATAAATGCATGAGGGCTGGATGCGATGCGTATCTTTCAAAACCGATCGACAGAACAAAACTTCGCGAGATCATCAATAAGCTTACTTCGTGCAAGCAGTCAACTTCAACAAGAATAAAGGGCAGGATCGACAAGCTCAAGGAACAGGTTCATGAGCTGACCCAAATCTGCAAAGGTGGCAAGGAAGAAGCTGACTGCACTGATTACACAAACGATGTAGAGCTTGACTGGGAGGCAGCTTTGAAATACTGCGGAGACGAGAGTGTAATAAAACGGATCGCTAATTCTATATGCGAAGACGGGCCCAAAACACTCAAGTCACTCAGGAATGCTATCGACGTCGGACGCAGCAAGGATGTATTGCTTTTCGCACATAAACTTCGCGGCAACGCCCTCACAATCGGAGCCAAAGAGCTGCCGGCCATCTGCGACAAAATTGAACAGATGGGCAGAGACGAGGATCTTTCCGGCATCGAGGAACTATACGAACAAGCGAACCAGGAATTCAACCGACTGGTTAGTTTTCTGAAGAATCCCAAATGGATGGAAATATCAAAACGAAACAGCCGTGAGCGCTAACACTAAGGCTGTGGCTCATTAAGGGTAGGCTATTAGACTGAGGCAGATTATTATGCTTTCGAATAAAATTAAAGTACTTTTGGTAGATGATGATCCGGTAGCGCGTCGGAGTGTCGAACTGCGTTTGGCTAGATATAAAAAGCGTACAAGCTTTGATATAGTCAATGCCGATAGTATGAAAACTTGTATCGAACACCTGAAACAAAATAGTTTTGACATAATTCTGCTTGACCTCGGCCTGCCCGACAGCGGTGGTCTGGAGACGATCTCAAGGGTCAGATCGGTTTGCGCAACCACACCTACTATAGTCCTGACCAATAACCTTGACGCCGAGCTCGATATTCAAGCGATAAAAGAAGGAGCTTCGGATTACCTCAGGAAGGACCAGATTGAAGGAGATACGCTTTTCAGGACGATCAGATACGCACTTGAAAGACACGAAATACGCCAGCAGTTGCGAGATGAACGCGACAGAACGCTGAGCTATCTCGACCAGGCAGGCGCGATCTTCCTGGCGATGGACACCGAGGGAAAGATAACATTGATCAATAAGGTAGGCGCTGAGCTGCTGGGTACCGAACAGAGTGAGATAATAGGAACTAACTGGTTCGAAAGGTTCATACCACGTAATGAGCAGCCGGAAAAACAGCGGATATTCGATGAGATGCTGCAGGGAAACATCGGTAATTTCGAACAGTTCGAATGCCCTGTCGTCACCGTAGACAACGAGAAAAAGACGATCGCCTGGTCACACTCACTTCTAAAAGACGAAGCAGGAGAAATCAACGGCGTACTTAGCGTTGGCACGGACATCACGCTCGTCAGGGAAACGGAAAGACAGATACAGGAACACAACCGACTGAAAAGTGAATTCGTAGTTACGATCACGCATGAGCTGAGAACACCGCTGACGATCTTCCGAAATGTCATTTCAAATGCTCTCGCTGGTGTGTGCGGCAAGATAAGCAAGAAACTGCGCAGGGACCTGGAAGCTGCTAATGAGGCCGTCGACAGACTTGCGAATATAATCAGCGACTTTCTGGATATGTCCCGCATCGAGGCAGGAAAAATGAAACTCGAGCTGGATGCGGTCCCTGTTAAGTCGCTCATAAACGAAAGCATGCGTACACTTGAGGTTGTCCTAGGCGAGAACAACATGTCGCAAGACATCATATTGCCCGACGAGGATATATACGTTCTGGCCGATGCCGGAAAAGTCAAGCAGGTGATCACCAATCTCGTTGACAACGCCGCTAAATTTGTCCCTGATTGCGGGGGCAAAGTAACCCTGCGTGTTGTAGATCAGAACGAACATGTAAAGATCTGCGTGGAGGACAACGGACCGGGGATCGAACAAAAGGATACTGAGAAGGTATTCGATAAATTCGTCCAGGTGGAAAAACACGTTGGAGAGGGAACCCATGGAACGGGACTTGGACTTGCGATATGCAAAGAACTCGTCGAAATGCACGGCGGCAGAATATGGGTTGAGAACACTGAGTCAGGGGGAGCATGCTTCAGTTTCGTGCTTCCCAAGTACGAAAAAGAAAAACAGGAATCGGAAGTTGCCGAACAGATCGATTTCATCCGAAGCCAGATAGATCAGATCGCCGACCTGTGTTTCGGCACAACCAAAAACATGAACAAACGTTCACACCATTGAAGCGGGACATAAAGGGTAACAATAGATAATGGCTTTCGCCGCTTTCTTTGCGGTTGACATCGACGTCCGCACCAGATAGAATGCTTTAAGGGGCAACTGATCATTTGGAGGATTTACAGATGAGGTTGCGTATCACGCAGGACGGACGAAAGCTCAATGAGCTTATCTTCGATTCGGGGCCGATCTACATCGGCAGGCATGTCGGCAGCCAGATATTTCTTCCGGAACGAGGGGTTTCGCGCAAACATGCCGTCATCTACGAAGAAGACAACGGCGACTGGTTCGTAGAGGACCTGGATTCATCTAACAAGACATTCGTGAACGATAACGCTGTTCACAAGAGCCCGTTGAACACCGGCGATACTATCGGGATCTGCGGGTTCAAGATAAACGTAAAACTGATGGAGCTGGAAAAGGAACCCGCAAAGACACCGCTTCAGTTGGACGATACCATCGCACATAAACCGGCAAGTCCCAGCTCCGAGGAAATACATGCCGAGATACGTAACCTGCATTCCAAGTCAGCTCCGATGCTGAAGATACCCCCTAAAAGATTAACGGAGCTTTGCAAGGCGATCAAATGTTTTGAAAGATGTGACAGCATCAAAAATCTGCACAGCGAAGCGATGAGCATACTGCTCAGCCAACTGGCGGGACGTGAGGCATGGGTCGGACTCTCCGATTGTCACGGAGACCGATTCGAGATCGAGGGCGGCAGAAAAGTGAGCAGCCAGCGCATAGGCCGCGATGACCTTGCTGCTTTGGAGTACCTTGAAGAGACTCTGGAAAAACATCACAGCATACTAATCCCCCAGTTACCCCGCGCCGCAGGCGGCCGTGTCGTAAGGTCGGTTCTGATCGCACCGGTACTCGTGGAGAGGAAATGTTACGGAGCACTTTATGTCAACAACTCGCCGATGCACGAGCACTACGAATCCGAGGACCTGGACTATCTGACCCTGCTGTCTGTTCATATTGCCGTGGCTGTTGAGCGTATATGCGAATTTCTTTAGTCAGCCTGCTCACTCACGCGAGTAAGTCCCCATAAGCTGCCCCTGAGCTATGATGTGACCGCCCATTGCTTTTAGGAGCTCATCCTTAGCAGCACCCGGCGACATATCAAGCTTCTTGTCAAGCGCATATATCTTAAAGAAATACCGATGCGTACCGCTGGGCGGAGCGGGCCCGCCGTATCCAACACTGCCAAAGTCCGTCATGCCCTGCATTGTACCGTCGGGCATCTTTTCATCTTTGGCCATACCCTCGTCCAAACCTGAAGATTCAGGCGAGATATTGTAAACCACCCAGTGAACCCAGGTCTTTGCAGGCGCGTCCGGGTCGTCAGCAATGATCGCCAGGCTCTTTGCCTCTTCAGGCAAGCCCTTCCAGTTCAACGGAGGGGAAATATTCACACCGTCATCCGTATATCTAGCAGGTATGGACTGGCCTTCTTCAAAGGCCGGACTTGTGATCTCAATAGTCATCTCTGATTCTTCCCCCTTTCCGGCTGCGTCCCGGTCTCGGGCGCAACCCGCAATGCACAATGTTCCAACCAGCAAAAGTAATGTTTTTGTCATAGCTGAGCCTCCTCATCTAAACCATTATATATGGTAAACCTAACCGCGCATCAGTCAACCTTACATACCAGCGGGAAAATGAGATCATCGGAATCATATCTGCCCCCCGTTGAAGCTATAGCAGAACACCAAACAACTTCGATGGCCCAGTTAGTCCTTATTGTACTTGAAAATCAGCATTTTTTTCGGAAAAAGGTGTTGCAACGAATAGAAATGTCCATATACTATCCCCACGTCTCTCGCGGGTGTAGCTCAGCGGTAGAGCGTCACGTTGCCAACGTGAATGTCGTGAGTTCGAATCTCATCACCCGCTTTTTGAGGACAGCTTTCCGGGTTGTCCTCTTTTTTCTCAAAAAATTAAGGGATTAACAGGTCGGCCACAACGACACTTCGGCCAAAGCCGTAATGTTTTGATTATGTTGCTTGTTTTTCCGGACACATGTTTTAAAATAGCTCTAGCGAGATATCGGCTAAATTTAGTCTGGCGTAGGTCGCTCGAGTGTAGGAGCCCAAATGATAAAGGGGCTGGGAAAATATATGATGGCCTACGGGAAAGAGTTTCCCAATGGCCTTTTTTGTTGTTTTGAGATGACATCAGTAATATAGGAGCTGCTCAGATGGCTGAAGAAAAAGAAGGCACACAGGTAGAAAACGTTGTAAAGGTAGAGGACGCGGGCCCCTGCAAGAAGAGGATCGCAGTCGAGATACCCGAAGAAAAAATACAGAACGCATTGGAAGAACAGTACAGTGACCTTCGCAAAGAAGCTGTCATCCCCGGTTTCCGCAAGGGAAGAGCCCCGCGAAGGCTGATCGAGAAGCGTTTCGGCAGCGATGTGAGCCAGCAGGTCAAGGTCCAACTGCTCGCAGAAGCCAGCGAAGAAGCTATCAAGGATCAGGACCTGAACATTCTGGGCGATCCGGACATCGATCCGGACGACATCGAGCTGCCGGACGCAGGTCCGATGAATTTCGATTTCGAGGTCGAAGTCAGACCCGAATTCGACTTGCCCGAGCTTGAAGGCATCGAAGTCGAAAAGCAGAAGGTCGAAGTCACCGAAGAATCAGTCGATGAAGAGCTCATGGAAATGAGAAAGCGGGCAGGCGTCTGGGAGCCCAAGGAAGACGGCGTCGTTGAGGACGGCAACCAGGTCATCGCGGACGTGGTGCTCAGCGTCGAAGGCGAAGAAGAGCCCGAGAGAAAGGACAATGTCGAGATCTACGCCCGTGAAAAGGCTATGGTCGCAGGCGTTTCCGTCGAAAAGCTCAACGAACTGCTGGCAGGCGCAAAAGAAGGCGACGTCAAGAAAACCACAGTTGAAGTTCCGAAAACATACTTCTCCGAGCGTTTCCGCGGCAAGAAGGTCGATCTCGAGATCACCGTCAAGGACGTCAAAAAGCAGGTCCCCGCAGAAATCGATGACGAATTTCTCGGTCGTTTCGGCGTCGAGGACGAAGAAGAGCTCAAGGAACGCATCATGGAAGCCCGCGAACAGCAGGCAGAACAGCAACAGAGACAGCAGATGGGCGACCAGATCTACCAGTACCTGCTCAAGAACACCGATTTCGAAATGCCCGAAAGCATCGTTGCCGACCAGGCGACCAGAATACTCCAGAGGCAGTACAGCAACATGCTGATGCAGGGTACTCCCAAGGAGCAGATGGAGCAGCAGATGCAGGAATTGAGAGCCAGTAGCGAAGAGCAGGCCAAAGAACAGATGAAACTGTTCTTTATAATGGACAAGATCGCCGATAAGCTGGACGTTGATGTAAGCGGTGAAGAGCTCAACGGCCACATCGCACAGGCGGCCATGTACCGCGGACGCAGGCCCGAAAAGATGCGTGAAGAAATGCTGCGAGACGGCTCACTGGCCCAGTTCAGCCTGCAGGTACGCGAATCGAAGTGCATCGAGCAGCTTCTGGAAAAGGCCGAGATAAAGGAAGTGGAAGGCGAAAAGAAGGCTGAAACGAAGAAAACAGCCAAGAAAAAGACAGCCAAAAAGAAAAAAGCTGCACCTAAGAAGTCCGAAAATAAGGACGAAGAGTAGAAGCTTTAAGTATCGCTTCTAAATAGCCAACGGTAAAATTCCGATACAGTAAGTATCAGAAATCAAGAACGGCTGAATTAAAAAGGAATAAGCTATGCATTTGAGCTATCCACAACATCAGGTGCCCAAGAACATTGAACAGCACATGCAGGTTTCTTCGGGTTATCAGCGCACACGCGAGATGACCCTTAGCGATATGCTGCTTGAAAATCGCGTTGTCTTCATGGTCGGCGAGATCAACTACCCGCTGGCCACCGACGTGATCATGAAGCTTCTGTACCTGGACAACACCAAGCCGGGCTCGGAAATAAGCCTCTACATCAACAGTCACGGCGGAGCGGTTGACGACACGATGGCGATCTACGACACGATGCGTTTCATCAAATCGCCCATATCCACGTTCTGCATCGGACGGGCCCAGTCGGGCGCAGCGGTTATCCTGGCTGCCGGAGCCGAAGGCCAGAGACACGCCCTGCCGCATGCCAAGATCATGCTTCACCAGCCATGGGGCGGCGTGACCGGCCAGGCAGCGGATATCAAGATCCAGGCCGAGGAGATCCTCAAGGCCAAGGCTGAGATCAACAAGATCCTCGCCAGACACACCGGCCTAAACGCCGATCAGATCCAGGAAGAGACCGAGCGTGACAAGTACCTCAGCGCTGACGAGGCCAAGGAGTACGGCCTTATCGATGAAGTATTGCACGAACCTGAAGAAGAAAAAAAAGAAAAGAAATAGACATTTCAGCGGGTCCAGCACTGTCGGACCCGTTAAACTCAGGTATAGGGAGCATTTGCGACATGGAAATGAACCAGTTAGTACCGATAGTCATCGAAAAGACCGGCCGCGGCGAACGATCATACGACATCTACTCGCGCCTGCTCAAGGACAGGATCGTCTTCCTGGGCGGGCCTGTAGACGACAACGCAGCTAATCTGATCGTAGCACAACTGCTGTTCCTCAGTAACGAAGACAGCAAATCAGACATCCAT comes from the Anaerohalosphaera lusitana genome and includes:
- a CDS encoding ATP-binding protein; protein product: MRIPSVLIEDSLEKVAAVMREHNSTSVCVQYDGGTKEVSAAELFSRIALCPEISKMLTVGELLADRCYDSDQDGGKRIKTIGELLEKKYKNLEAIFDSVPTALLLVTEDYKVVRANESTRNLTGMSYDELIGKHICKSFGCNGCIRENGSDLCDFIRPLEMSKRVGKAVHGAEIAIDLEDQTEPTTVWFSLSVSPTKIGNEKFLVVMLDDITRRKRTEEDLRRAQEQTERAKGEIERINKQLEISAEQSKAVANQAVLAEKTKSKFVAAVSHDIRTPMNAILGFADLLKETKLNKEQSKYVSTIADNTRNLLTLLNDILDLSKLQSGRLELEMNDFSLSALLENIESLLGCEARSKGLDFTIERNSEVPDFVRTDENRLRQCLMNIIGNAVKFTESGHVHITTNSHNREGKLFVRFDVEDTGPGVPKEQRTSIFESFSQSDLGKSSKYNGTGLGLAITKSIAELLDGRVWVESEVGKGSTFSLEIALEKAHKPVENASGTETAEQGLTDEKVIYGNVLVVEDAPPNQMLMKLVLEKMGLKVDIVENGQKGVDAACKKEYDIIFMDIQMPVLNGFEATKVIREKGITTPIVALTANAMKGDEDKCMRAGCDAYLSKPIDRTKLREIINKLTSCKQSTSTRIKGRIDKLKEQVHELTQICKGGKEEADCTDYTNDVELDWEAALKYCGDESVIKRIANSICEDGPKTLKSLRNAIDVGRSKDVLLFAHKLRGNALTIGAKELPAICDKIEQMGRDEDLSGIEELYEQANQEFNRLVSFLKNPKWMEISKRNSRER
- a CDS encoding sensor histidine kinase — its product is MLSNKIKVLLVDDDPVARRSVELRLARYKKRTSFDIVNADSMKTCIEHLKQNSFDIILLDLGLPDSGGLETISRVRSVCATTPTIVLTNNLDAELDIQAIKEGASDYLRKDQIEGDTLFRTIRYALERHEIRQQLRDERDRTLSYLDQAGAIFLAMDTEGKITLINKVGAELLGTEQSEIIGTNWFERFIPRNEQPEKQRIFDEMLQGNIGNFEQFECPVVTVDNEKKTIAWSHSLLKDEAGEINGVLSVGTDITLVRETERQIQEHNRLKSEFVVTITHELRTPLTIFRNVISNALAGVCGKISKKLRRDLEAANEAVDRLANIISDFLDMSRIEAGKMKLELDAVPVKSLINESMRTLEVVLGENNMSQDIILPDEDIYVLADAGKVKQVITNLVDNAAKFVPDCGGKVTLRVVDQNEHVKICVEDNGPGIEQKDTEKVFDKFVQVEKHVGEGTHGTGLGLAICKELVEMHGGRIWVENTESGGACFSFVLPKYEKEKQESEVAEQIDFIRSQIDQIADLCFGTTKNMNKRSHH
- a CDS encoding FHA domain-containing protein translates to MRLRITQDGRKLNELIFDSGPIYIGRHVGSQIFLPERGVSRKHAVIYEEDNGDWFVEDLDSSNKTFVNDNAVHKSPLNTGDTIGICGFKINVKLMELEKEPAKTPLQLDDTIAHKPASPSSEEIHAEIRNLHSKSAPMLKIPPKRLTELCKAIKCFERCDSIKNLHSEAMSILLSQLAGREAWVGLSDCHGDRFEIEGGRKVSSQRIGRDDLAALEYLEETLEKHHSILIPQLPRAAGGRVVRSVLIAPVLVERKCYGALYVNNSPMHEHYESEDLDYLTLLSVHIAVAVERICEFL
- a CDS encoding YbhB/YbcL family Raf kinase inhibitor-like protein; protein product: MTKTLLLLVGTLCIAGCARDRDAAGKGEESEMTIEITSPAFEEGQSIPARYTDDGVNISPPLNWKGLPEEAKSLAIIADDPDAPAKTWVHWVVYNISPESSGLDEGMAKDEKMPDGTMQGMTDFGSVGYGGPAPPSGTHRYFFKIYALDKKLDMSPGAAKDELLKAMGGHIIAQGQLMGTYSRE
- the tig gene encoding trigger factor, with amino-acid sequence MAEEKEGTQVENVVKVEDAGPCKKRIAVEIPEEKIQNALEEQYSDLRKEAVIPGFRKGRAPRRLIEKRFGSDVSQQVKVQLLAEASEEAIKDQDLNILGDPDIDPDDIELPDAGPMNFDFEVEVRPEFDLPELEGIEVEKQKVEVTEESVDEELMEMRKRAGVWEPKEDGVVEDGNQVIADVVLSVEGEEEPERKDNVEIYAREKAMVAGVSVEKLNELLAGAKEGDVKKTTVEVPKTYFSERFRGKKVDLEITVKDVKKQVPAEIDDEFLGRFGVEDEEELKERIMEAREQQAEQQQRQQMGDQIYQYLLKNTDFEMPESIVADQATRILQRQYSNMLMQGTPKEQMEQQMQELRASSEEQAKEQMKLFFIMDKIADKLDVDVSGEELNGHIAQAAMYRGRRPEKMREEMLRDGSLAQFSLQVRESKCIEQLLEKAEIKEVEGEKKAETKKTAKKKTAKKKKAAPKKSENKDEE
- a CDS encoding ClpP family protease, with the translated sequence MHLSYPQHQVPKNIEQHMQVSSGYQRTREMTLSDMLLENRVVFMVGEINYPLATDVIMKLLYLDNTKPGSEISLYINSHGGAVDDTMAIYDTMRFIKSPISTFCIGRAQSGAAVILAAGAEGQRHALPHAKIMLHQPWGGVTGQAADIKIQAEEILKAKAEINKILARHTGLNADQIQEETERDKYLSADEAKEYGLIDEVLHEPEEEKKEKK